A genomic window from Eleginops maclovinus isolate JMC-PN-2008 ecotype Puerto Natales chromosome 9, JC_Emac_rtc_rv5, whole genome shotgun sequence includes:
- the LOC134869728 gene encoding uncharacterized protein LOC134869728 encodes MCCSSIHLILGNQMQHFFQECMDKLNLKDLVSISMDGPSVNWKLFELFQKDQAEQYGGLQLICVGSCGLHTLHNAFKCGFTAWLLDKLLRAMHTLFNNVPARREDYVTVTKSSVFPLFFCAHRWVENLPVVERALVVWPSLLLYMEAVKTKKLPNPGTGSYDTVAAAIKDPLILAKFHFYAALARTFTPFLTKYQTDEPVLPFLSKDLTELMISLLRRFIKREVLNDITALQLTKLDVTDKTIWLSPQNISIGLGDVILQQFDSLLSLESRSEDFLYFAPMQKRLDIFLSSAMEPYPELWAFCKKLLILSHGQATVERGFSINKEVESDHLHEDTVVTRRLVCDYIIQHGGVTKVPLSKPLLTSVARARTRYRIHLENERKKREAKDQALKRKEAEDCLQELKVKRIRVKEVSEGLARDADRLAEQAEAKAGSKMADLISRSNLLRRGHKEKLAELALLDKEIAAKSEELRS; translated from the exons ATGTGCTGCTCATCTATTCATCTTATCTTGGGTAAtcaaatgcagcacttttttcaGGAATGTATGGACAAACTGAACCTCAAGGACTTGGTGTCCATTTCAATGGATGGGCCCAGTGTTAACTGGAAACTGTTCGAACTTTTCCAGAAAGATCAAGCTGAGCAGTACGGAG GTCTTCAGCTCATTTGTGTGGGGAGCTGTGGCCTACACACGCTACACAATGCTTTCAAGTGTGGGTTCACTGCATGGCTGCTGGACAAGTTGCTGAGAGCAATGCACACATTGTTTAACAATGTGCCTGCCAGGAGAGAGGATTACGTCACCGTAACCAAGTCCAGTGtgttccccctttttttctgtgcCCATCGTTGGGTAGAAAACCTTCCGGTTGTGGAGAGAGCCCTGGTAGTCTGGCCATCACTTCTTCTGTACATGgaagctgtgaaaacaaaaaaactcccTAACCCTGGAACAG GATCTTATGACACAGTTGCAGCAGCCATAAAGGATCCACTCATTCTGGCCAAATTTCACTTCTACGCAGCACTTGCCAGGACCTTCACGCCCTTCctaacaaaatatcaaacagacgAGCCGGTGCTCCCATTCCTCTCCAAGGACCTGACCGAATTGATGATA AGTCTACTCAGACGCTTCATAAAGAGAGAAGTTCTCAACGATATCACTGCCCTGCAGCTGACCAAACTGGATGTCACAGACAAGACCATCTGGCTCAGCCCACAAAACATCAGCATTGGTCTAG GGGATGTCATACTGCAGCAGTTTGACAGTCTCCTGTCCTTGGAGAGCCGGAGTGAGGACTTCCTCTACTTTGCTCCCATGCAGAAGAGGCTGGACATCTTCCTGAGCAGTGCCATGGAGCCTTATCCAGAGCTGTGGGCCTTCTGCAAGAAGCTGCTCATCCTCTCCCACGGCCAAGCTACTGTTGAACGTGGATTCTCCATCAATAAAGAGGTGGAGTCAGATCATTTGCACGAGGACACTGTGGTCACACGGAGGCTGGTGTGTGACTACATTATACAACATGGAGGTGTTACCAAG GTTCCACTCAGTAAACCACTACTGACAAGTGTAGCAAGAGCAAGGACAAGGTATCGTATCCACCTTGAGaacgaaagaaagaagagggaggCAAAAGACCAGGCTCTCAAGAGGAAGGAGGCAGAGGActgtctgcaggagctgaaggtgaAGAGGATACGCGTAAAGGAGGTATCTGAGGGTCTGGCTAGGGATGCGGACAGGCTGGCTGAGCAGGCTGAAGCAAAGGCAGGGAGCAAAATGGCTGACCTGATCTCCAGGTCCAACCTCCTGCGGAGAGGCCATAAGGAGAAGTTGGCAGAACTGGCTCTCCTTGATAAAGAGATCGCTGCTAAAAGTGAAGAGCTTAGGAGTTGa